From Deltaproteobacteria bacterium, one genomic window encodes:
- the dnaA gene encoding chromosomal replication initiator protein DnaA: MVDTIWREARRLLGAELSAKDFEAWVEPLRATGWSDGVLTLEVPSAFFRDWLRRHFLGRLERAVARSSGRQASVLLHVNRALDVPAPRLRAVRTGAPAVRPRSAPAAPPARYTFETFVVGASNQVAFAAARAVVGRPGAHFNPLFIHGGCGLGKTHLLSAVAHAMNGERRSAAVVFLSAENFVNEMIAAIKSERMSQFRGRFRRIETLVVDDVQFLIGKRRSQEEFFHTFNTLHDACKQIVVASDRPPHDMPGIEETLRNRFASGLLADVQPPDPVLRRALVDRKACALGLTLAPDLIAYFADRWCTNVRILEGALTRLYAFASLTGRPVALALAEEALAAHGNGSDQRPTVARIVGEVCRHFQLTREEITSPRRTARVALPRQVAMYLCRHHTDVPLGTIGAGLGGRDHSTVAHALGAIERRLREDVTLREAVAALETRLRA, encoded by the coding sequence ATGGTCGACACCATCTGGCGCGAGGCGCGGCGCCTGCTCGGCGCCGAGCTGTCCGCGAAGGATTTTGAGGCGTGGGTGGAGCCGCTGCGGGCGACGGGCTGGTCCGATGGGGTGCTCACGCTCGAGGTGCCGAGCGCGTTCTTCCGCGACTGGCTGAGGCGGCACTTCCTCGGGCGCCTGGAGCGGGCGGTGGCGCGGTCGAGCGGCCGGCAGGCGAGTGTGCTGCTGCACGTCAACCGGGCGCTCGACGTCCCGGCGCCGCGCCTGCGCGCCGTCCGGACCGGCGCGCCTGCGGTTCGGCCGCGGAGCGCCCCGGCGGCGCCGCCCGCCCGCTACACGTTCGAGACGTTCGTCGTCGGGGCGAGCAACCAGGTGGCGTTCGCGGCGGCGCGGGCCGTGGTCGGGCGGCCGGGGGCACACTTCAACCCGCTCTTCATCCACGGCGGCTGCGGTCTCGGGAAGACGCACCTGCTGAGCGCCGTGGCGCATGCGATGAACGGGGAGCGGCGGTCGGCCGCGGTGGTCTTCCTGTCCGCGGAGAACTTCGTCAACGAGATGATCGCGGCGATCAAGTCGGAGCGGATGAGCCAGTTCCGCGGCCGCTTCCGGCGCATCGAGACGCTGGTGGTCGACGACGTCCAGTTCCTGATCGGTAAGCGGCGCTCGCAGGAAGAGTTCTTCCACACCTTCAACACGCTCCACGACGCCTGCAAGCAGATCGTGGTCGCGTCCGACCGGCCGCCGCACGACATGCCGGGGATCGAGGAGACGCTCCGGAACCGGTTCGCCTCCGGGCTCCTGGCCGACGTGCAGCCGCCGGACCCGGTGCTCCGTCGGGCGCTGGTCGACCGCAAGGCCTGCGCGCTCGGCCTCACGCTCGCCCCCGACCTGATCGCGTACTTCGCCGACCGCTGGTGCACGAACGTCCGCATCCTCGAGGGCGCCCTCACGCGGCTCTACGCGTTCGCCAGCCTGACGGGGCGGCCGGTGGCCCTGGCGCTCGCCGAGGAGGCGCTGGCGGCGCACGGCAACGGGAGCGACCAGCGTCCGACCGTCGCCCGCATTGTGGGCGAGGTCTGCCGGCACTTTCAGCTGACGCGCGAAGAAATCACGTCGCCGCGGCGCACGGCGCGGGTGGCGCTGCCGCGACAGGTGGCGATGTACCTCTGCCGTCATCATACCGACGTGCCGCTCGGCACGATCGGCGCCGGTCTGGGAGGACGGGACCATTCGACGGTCGCCCATGCCCTCGGCGCGATCGAGCGACGGTTGCGCGAGGACGTCACGCTCCGGGAGGCGGTGGCCGCGCTCGAGACGCGGTTGCGGGCGTGA
- a CDS encoding M48 family metallopeptidase has translation MRGGAGLATLAIVAGCARAPYTHRSQLILVSPEEETQLGAQAYQQVLAKSRLDSRPAVVAPVEAVGRRLAAAADQPRYQWRFAVIDDPKQQNAFALPGGKVAVYTGILPVAVDTNGLAVVLGHEIAHAIARHGAERMSQTMAAQAGQSVLGALFGGGPGTETILAAYGLGAELGVLLPYSRAQESEADHIGLLLMARAGYDPHGALVFWQRMQQQAGAEGPPQFLATHPSHGTREQQLRAWLPEAVPYYEAASRAPVEPLSVHATTAAR, from the coding sequence ATGCGCGGCGGTGCCGGCCTCGCGACGCTGGCGATCGTGGCCGGCTGTGCGAGGGCTCCCTACACCCACCGCAGCCAGCTGATCCTCGTCTCGCCCGAGGAGGAAACGCAGCTCGGGGCGCAGGCGTATCAGCAGGTGCTCGCCAAGAGCCGGCTGGATTCGCGCCCGGCGGTCGTCGCGCCCGTGGAAGCCGTCGGCCGACGGCTGGCCGCGGCGGCGGACCAGCCGCGCTACCAGTGGCGCTTCGCGGTCATCGACGATCCGAAGCAGCAGAACGCCTTCGCGCTCCCGGGCGGGAAGGTGGCCGTGTACACGGGCATCCTTCCCGTCGCCGTCGACACCAACGGCTTGGCCGTGGTCCTCGGCCACGAGATCGCGCACGCGATCGCGCGACACGGCGCCGAGCGAATGAGCCAGACGATGGCCGCGCAGGCGGGACAGTCGGTCCTCGGCGCCTTGTTCGGCGGCGGGCCGGGCACCGAGACCATCCTCGCCGCTTACGGGCTGGGGGCCGAGCTCGGCGTGCTGCTGCCCTACAGCCGGGCGCAGGAGTCGGAGGCCGATCACATCGGACTGCTGCTCATGGCGCGAGCGGGCTACGACCCGCACGGGGCGCTCGTCTTCTGGCAGCGCATGCAGCAGCAAGCCGGTGCGGAGGGCCCGCCGCAGTTCCTTGCCACGCATCCGAGCCACGGCACGCGCGAGCAGCAGCTCCGCGCCTGGCTTCCCGAAGCGGTGCCGTACTACGAGGCTGCTTCACGCGCGCCCGTCGAGCCGCTGTCCGTGCACGCCACCACCGCCGCGCGCTGA
- a CDS encoding OmpA family protein: protein MRELKIVAGAVAIVFSLTGCAVRQRSWSTCAVAGAVIGATVGGVTGGAAVNNGKHHPSSEERGAGIGGGIAAGALIGGLLGHVICDPVKPAPVPPPVAQAPPPPPPPAPAKGTTLATLGGANFDFNKADVRPEGRDILDRAVKTLKEHPDVKVVVEGHTDSVGSDAYNKKLSERRAEAVKRYLVRQGVDPSRVRTEGYGKSRPVADNNTAEGRAKNRRAEVVVE from the coding sequence ATGCGCGAGCTCAAGATCGTGGCAGGCGCCGTGGCGATCGTGTTTTCCCTCACGGGCTGCGCCGTCCGGCAGCGAAGCTGGAGCACCTGTGCCGTCGCCGGCGCCGTCATCGGCGCCACCGTCGGGGGTGTCACCGGCGGGGCCGCCGTCAACAACGGCAAGCACCATCCGTCGAGCGAGGAGCGCGGCGCCGGCATCGGCGGAGGAATTGCGGCCGGCGCGCTCATCGGAGGTCTGCTCGGCCACGTGATCTGCGACCCGGTGAAGCCGGCGCCTGTGCCGCCGCCGGTCGCCCAGGCGCCGCCGCCCCCGCCGCCGCCGGCGCCCGCCAAGGGCACGACGCTCGCCACGCTGGGTGGCGCAAACTTCGACTTCAACAAGGCCGACGTGAGGCCCGAGGGCCGGGACATCCTCGATCGCGCCGTCAAGACGCTCAAGGAACACCCCGACGTCAAGGTGGTGGTCGAGGGGCACACCGATTCGGTCGGCAGCGACGCGTACAACAAGAAGCTGTCCGAGCGTCGAGCCGAGGCGGTGAAGCGCTACCTCGTGCGGCAGGGCGTCGATCCGAGCCGCGTGCGCACCGAGGGCTACGGGAAATCGCGCCCGGTCGCGGACAACAACACGGCCGAGGGACGGGCGAAGAACCGGCGGGCGGAGGTCGTCGTCGAGTAG
- a CDS encoding nitrite/sulfite reductase: MRPTREQHLSALAGHKSRTDRFVRGELTGDQWRPVRLSYGLYYQLDHTSHMQRIKIPGGMLSADQLDSLADVADRYGRGIAHVTTRQDIQIHWVPVDGIIDLYERLLAVGITTRGACADSVRNVTACPYAGTAPTEPFDVAPYCIAIHEYFLFNPLNLTLPRKFKIAVEGCANDCAQAPVNDIGLYAKTRDGGRGFAVHAGGGLGAQPFLAKPIRDFIPDRDLLVWCEAIVRIQHRFGERKNRNKARMKYLVQKMGLERFRAAIEAEAERVDHERGAELRAQVDETLAAYRQPPAPDAQRVAAPPLPEFAHWFRTNTRAQRQPGYRAAVIKLPLGDITADEMRAVARLAREHGNGTLRTTNDQNLVLPWVPEAALAGLHAGLTEIELGSPDVASIDDVVSCPGMDYCSLAITRSMGMAERLRAHLHVAPGTTNGFVERLGPFAVKISGCPNSCGQHHVGDIGLTGHSVKTDDGSERPFYSILAGGAVGEGRARIGKRLGRFTEEDAPAVIAALARFYERERQDGESFAAFVDRVGTPRLQAVANAGLGAGGAPPA, translated from the coding sequence ATGCGCCCCACCCGAGAGCAACACCTGAGCGCCCTGGCGGGCCACAAGAGCCGGACCGACCGCTTCGTCCGTGGCGAGCTCACGGGCGACCAGTGGCGCCCGGTCCGCCTCTCCTACGGCCTCTACTACCAGCTCGACCACACGAGCCACATGCAACGCATCAAGATCCCGGGCGGCATGCTCTCCGCCGACCAGCTCGACAGCCTCGCCGACGTGGCGGACCGCTATGGGCGCGGGATCGCACACGTCACGACGCGCCAGGACATCCAGATCCACTGGGTGCCCGTCGACGGCATCATCGACCTCTACGAGCGCCTGCTCGCCGTGGGCATCACGACGCGGGGGGCGTGTGCGGACAGCGTGCGCAACGTGACCGCCTGCCCGTACGCCGGCACGGCGCCGACGGAGCCGTTCGACGTCGCGCCGTACTGCATCGCGATCCACGAGTACTTTCTCTTCAACCCGCTGAACCTGACCCTGCCGCGCAAGTTCAAGATCGCCGTCGAGGGTTGCGCGAACGACTGCGCCCAGGCGCCGGTGAACGACATCGGCCTCTATGCCAAGACGCGCGACGGCGGCCGGGGTTTCGCCGTCCACGCCGGCGGCGGCCTCGGCGCGCAGCCGTTCCTCGCCAAGCCGATCCGCGACTTCATCCCCGACCGGGACCTTCTCGTCTGGTGTGAGGCGATCGTGCGCATCCAGCATCGCTTCGGCGAGCGCAAGAATCGGAACAAGGCGCGCATGAAGTATCTCGTCCAGAAGATGGGCCTCGAGCGGTTCCGGGCGGCGATCGAGGCCGAGGCGGAGCGCGTGGATCACGAGCGCGGCGCGGAGCTCCGCGCCCAGGTCGACGAGACGCTTGCCGCCTACCGGCAGCCGCCGGCGCCGGACGCGCAGCGTGTCGCGGCGCCCCCGCTGCCGGAGTTCGCACACTGGTTCCGGACGAACACCCGTGCCCAGCGCCAGCCCGGCTACCGCGCCGCGGTCATCAAGCTGCCGCTCGGCGACATCACGGCCGACGAGATGCGGGCCGTGGCCCGGCTGGCGCGCGAGCACGGGAACGGGACGCTGCGCACCACGAACGATCAGAACCTCGTGCTCCCCTGGGTGCCCGAGGCGGCGCTCGCCGGCCTGCACGCCGGGCTCACGGAGATCGAGCTCGGGAGCCCCGACGTCGCGTCGATCGACGACGTCGTCTCGTGTCCGGGCATGGACTACTGCTCGCTCGCGATCACCCGCTCGATGGGCATGGCGGAGCGCCTGCGGGCGCACCTCCACGTCGCGCCCGGCACCACCAACGGGTTCGTCGAGCGGCTCGGGCCCTTCGCGGTCAAGATCAGCGGCTGTCCGAACTCGTGCGGCCAGCACCACGTCGGCGACATCGGGCTCACCGGACATTCGGTCAAGACGGACGACGGCAGCGAGCGGCCGTTCTACTCCATCCTGGCCGGAGGCGCGGTCGGCGAGGGCCGGGCGCGCATCGGCAAGCGGCTCGGTCGCTTCACGGAGGAGGACGCGCCCGCGGTGATCGCCGCTCTCGCGCGCTTCTACGAGCGGGAGCGACAGGACGGCGAGAGCTTCGCCGCGTTCGTCGACCGGGTGGGTACCCCGCGTCTGCAGGCCGTGGCTAACGCCGGGCTCGGCGCCGGAGGGGCACCGCCGGCGTGA
- the nuoF gene encoding NADH-quinone oxidoreductase subunit NuoF, translated as MAERLLLRCRDIPDLRRLDVYLAHGGYEATRKALTTCSPEQLVDMVKASNLRGRGGAGFPTGLKWSFLPKQTAKPVYLAVNADESEPGTFKDRVIIEQDPHQLLEGIIISAYAIRCHTAYVYIRGEFALGAERLEAAIAEARGGGLLGRNILGTGFDLDVWVHRGAGAYICGEETGLIESLEGKRGYPRIKPPFPATHGLFGCPTIVNNVETLACVPHIVLRGADWFRSIGPEKSPGPKLFCVSGHVVRPGTYELPMGTPLREIIYTHAGGIPGDRKLKAVIPGGASMPVFTADEIDVPMDMDSVQKAGSFLGSAGIMVMDETVCMVWTCLVIERFFHHESCGQCTPCREGTGWLEKVLRRLEYGEGTATAADVALLLNIAANMTGTTICALADAAAMPARAFVTKFRAEFEQHAVLGRCPLRRAAMPTLEIDGQRIEVPDGLTVIQAAERLGIEIPHYCWHPGLSIAGNCRMCLVEIEKNPKLQIACNTRVADGMVVHTTSEKTKAAQRAVLEFLLINHPIDCPVCDQAGECKLQEYYMDYDRQRSRFPLPAKVRKKKAIPIGPLVMLDQERCILCARCTRFLDEVTHTSELAIYERGDHCEIELAPGKVLDNPYSGNVVDICPVGALTSRDFRFRARVWYLERAESVCGACANGCNIEIYHREGRIFRFQPRQNVAVNQYWMCDAGRLSYRDLQGAGRLTHPLVRGEDEFVPSTWASAIGQVAGRLGDLAREHGPGAVGIVVSAHAPNEEVFLLRRLAAALGARVAAVSWSPPGAFHDDFLVKADKNPNTAGLRLQGLAPDGALDDLLGAASAGRLQALVLHRTDPTTWRDAAAVRPALERVPCLVVLDTDRREASEYADVVLPIATYAECDGTFTNHAGRVQRFHAAVQPPGEVRPGWFVLGELVSRLTGGRPYESAEATFAALAEECAPFGGLGYGPLGSEGQSAARAGT; from the coding sequence ATGGCCGAGCGACTGCTGCTCCGCTGCCGGGACATCCCCGACCTCCGCCGGCTGGACGTCTACCTCGCGCACGGCGGCTACGAGGCGACGCGCAAGGCGCTGACGACCTGCTCGCCCGAGCAGTTGGTCGACATGGTGAAGGCCTCGAACCTGCGCGGCCGCGGCGGCGCCGGGTTCCCGACCGGCCTCAAGTGGAGCTTTCTCCCGAAGCAGACGGCGAAGCCCGTCTACCTGGCGGTCAACGCCGACGAGAGCGAGCCCGGTACGTTCAAGGATCGCGTGATCATCGAGCAGGACCCGCACCAGCTGCTCGAGGGCATCATCATCTCGGCCTACGCCATCCGGTGCCACACCGCGTATGTCTACATCCGCGGCGAGTTCGCCCTCGGCGCCGAGCGTCTCGAGGCCGCGATCGCCGAGGCGCGCGGCGGGGGCCTCCTCGGCCGCAACATCCTCGGCACGGGGTTCGACCTCGACGTGTGGGTGCACCGCGGCGCGGGCGCCTACATCTGCGGCGAGGAGACCGGGCTCATCGAGTCGCTCGAGGGCAAGCGCGGCTACCCGCGCATCAAGCCGCCCTTTCCCGCCACGCACGGCCTGTTCGGCTGTCCCACCATCGTCAACAACGTCGAGACCCTCGCCTGCGTGCCGCACATCGTGCTCAGGGGCGCCGACTGGTTCCGCTCGATCGGCCCCGAGAAGAGTCCCGGCCCGAAGCTCTTCTGCGTCTCCGGCCACGTCGTGCGGCCGGGGACCTACGAGCTGCCGATGGGGACGCCGCTGCGAGAGATCATCTACACCCACGCGGGAGGCATTCCGGGCGACCGGAAGCTGAAGGCCGTCATCCCGGGCGGGGCCTCGATGCCCGTCTTCACGGCCGACGAGATCGATGTGCCCATGGACATGGACTCCGTGCAGAAGGCCGGTTCGTTCCTCGGGTCGGCCGGCATCATGGTGATGGACGAGACGGTGTGCATGGTCTGGACCTGCCTCGTCATCGAGCGCTTCTTCCATCACGAGTCCTGCGGCCAGTGCACGCCGTGCCGCGAGGGGACGGGCTGGCTCGAGAAGGTGCTCCGCCGCCTCGAGTACGGCGAGGGGACGGCGACGGCTGCCGACGTCGCCCTGCTGCTCAACATCGCCGCCAACATGACGGGCACCACCATCTGCGCGCTCGCCGATGCGGCCGCCATGCCGGCCCGCGCCTTCGTCACCAAGTTCCGCGCCGAGTTCGAGCAGCACGCCGTCCTCGGCCGGTGCCCGCTCCGCCGCGCCGCCATGCCCACGCTTGAGATCGACGGCCAGCGGATCGAGGTTCCCGACGGCCTGACCGTCATCCAGGCGGCCGAGCGGCTCGGCATCGAGATCCCGCACTACTGCTGGCACCCCGGCCTCTCGATCGCGGGCAACTGCCGCATGTGCCTGGTCGAGATCGAGAAGAACCCGAAGCTGCAGATCGCCTGCAACACGCGCGTGGCCGACGGCATGGTCGTGCACACGACGAGCGAGAAGACGAAGGCCGCGCAGCGGGCGGTGCTCGAATTCCTGCTCATCAACCATCCGATCGACTGCCCGGTCTGCGACCAGGCCGGCGAGTGCAAGCTCCAGGAGTACTACATGGACTACGACCGGCAGCGGAGCCGCTTCCCGCTGCCGGCGAAGGTACGGAAGAAGAAGGCCATCCCGATCGGCCCGCTCGTCATGCTCGACCAGGAGCGCTGCATCCTCTGCGCCCGCTGCACGCGCTTCCTCGACGAGGTGACGCACACGAGCGAGCTCGCCATCTACGAGCGTGGCGATCACTGCGAGATCGAGCTCGCCCCCGGCAAGGTGCTCGACAACCCTTACTCGGGGAACGTCGTCGACATCTGCCCGGTGGGCGCGCTCACCAGCCGCGACTTCCGCTTCCGCGCCCGCGTCTGGTACCTCGAGCGCGCCGAGTCGGTGTGCGGCGCCTGCGCCAACGGCTGCAACATCGAGATCTACCATCGCGAGGGGCGCATCTTCCGCTTCCAGCCGCGCCAGAACGTCGCGGTCAACCAGTACTGGATGTGCGATGCGGGCCGGCTTTCCTACCGCGACCTCCAGGGCGCGGGCCGACTCACGCACCCGCTGGTGCGGGGCGAGGACGAGTTCGTGCCCTCCACCTGGGCGAGCGCGATCGGTCAGGTGGCGGGACGACTCGGCGACCTCGCGCGCGAGCACGGGCCGGGCGCGGTCGGCATCGTCGTGTCGGCGCACGCGCCGAACGAGGAGGTCTTCCTCCTCCGACGCCTCGCGGCCGCGCTCGGCGCGCGCGTCGCCGCCGTCTCCTGGTCACCGCCCGGGGCGTTTCACGACGACTTTCTCGTGAAGGCCGACAAGAACCCGAACACCGCGGGGCTGCGCCTTCAGGGGCTCGCGCCCGACGGCGCCCTCGACGATCTCCTCGGGGCGGCGAGCGCGGGTCGGCTCCAGGCGCTCGTCCTGCACCGCACGGACCCGACGACGTGGCGCGACGCCGCGGCCGTGCGGCCGGCGCTCGAGCGCGTGCCGTGCCTCGTCGTGCTCGACACCGATCGGCGCGAGGCCTCGGAGTATGCCGACGTCGTCCTGCCGATCGCGACGTACGCCGAATGTGACGGCACGTTCACGAACCACGCCGGGCGCGTGCAGCGCTTCCACGCGGCCGTGCAGCCGCCGGGCGAGGTGCGTCCGGGATGGTTCGTGCTCGGCGAGCTCGTGTCGCGGCTCACCGGCGGCCGGCCCTACGAGAGCGCGGAGGCGACGTTCGCGGCGCTGGCGGAGGAGTGCGCCCCCTTCGGGGGCCTTGGCTACGGCCCACTCGGATCGGAGGGGCAATCCGCAGCACGGGCCGGGACCTGA
- a CDS encoding NADH-quinone oxidoreductase subunit B produces MAKPLPPPRPRLATTGDEALIADSVVVTRLDRAIGWARKYSIFPYPFATACCAMEYMSLSMSPYDIDRFGALLPRFTPRQADLLMVIGTVTMRQAPILKRVYEQMAEPKWVMAFGACASTGGFYDNYTTLPGIDLVIPVDVYVPGCPPRPEVVLDGLMALQRKIQREKQRLGRRPEPGEATDR; encoded by the coding sequence ATGGCGAAGCCGCTTCCGCCTCCGCGTCCGCGCCTGGCCACCACGGGCGACGAGGCGCTGATCGCCGATTCCGTCGTCGTGACCCGCCTCGATCGCGCGATCGGCTGGGCGCGGAAGTACTCCATCTTCCCCTATCCCTTCGCGACCGCGTGCTGCGCGATGGAGTACATGTCGCTCTCGATGTCGCCCTACGACATCGATCGTTTCGGGGCGCTGCTGCCGCGCTTCACGCCGCGCCAGGCGGACCTCCTCATGGTCATCGGCACGGTGACGATGCGCCAGGCGCCCATCCTGAAGCGCGTCTACGAGCAGATGGCCGAGCCCAAGTGGGTGATGGCCTTCGGCGCGTGCGCCTCCACGGGCGGCTTCTACGACAACTACACGACGTTGCCCGGCATCGACCTCGTCATCCCGGTCGACGTCTACGTCCCCGGGTGCCCGCCGCGTCCCGAGGTGGTGCTGGACGGTCTCATGGCCCTGCAGCGGAAGATCCAGCGGGAGAAGCAGCGCCTCGGGCGCCGGCCAGAGCCCGGCGAGGCGACGGACCGCTGA
- a CDS encoding 3-deoxy-7-phosphoheptulonate synthase, which yields MLRTHDLRIVKTEPLVPPVDLKQALQASDAIYQVVVRARATVRDIIAGRERRLLAVVGPCSIHDPEAAVDYARRLSGLAERLAPKLFVLMRVYFEKPRSTIGWKGLINDPHLDGSHDVALGLRLARKLLIDINALGLGAATELLDPVTPQYLADLVSWAAIGARTIESQTHREMASGLSMPVGFKNNTDGNQQVAINAMQSARHPHAFVGINQDGVTSIVHTQGNPDCHIILRGGRTPNYDGASIAACEELLAKAGLPVRILVDCSHAQTGKDYSRQPEVLAEIVHQISGGNRSIMGFMLESNLEAGNQPISGGRERLRYGVSVTDACLDWKTTERCLSEAAARLA from the coding sequence ATGCTCCGCACGCACGACCTGCGCATCGTCAAGACCGAGCCGCTCGTGCCGCCGGTCGACCTCAAGCAAGCGCTGCAGGCGTCCGACGCCATCTACCAGGTGGTCGTGCGGGCGCGGGCGACGGTGCGCGACATCATCGCGGGCCGCGAGCGGCGGCTGCTCGCGGTCGTGGGTCCTTGTTCGATTCACGACCCGGAGGCGGCCGTGGACTACGCGCGGCGCCTGAGCGGTCTCGCCGAGCGCCTGGCGCCGAAGCTCTTCGTCCTCATGCGCGTGTACTTCGAGAAGCCGCGGAGCACGATCGGCTGGAAGGGGCTCATCAACGACCCGCATCTCGACGGCAGCCATGACGTGGCGCTCGGATTGCGCCTGGCGCGCAAGCTCCTGATCGACATCAACGCGCTCGGGCTGGGCGCGGCGACCGAGCTGCTGGACCCGGTCACGCCGCAGTACCTCGCCGACCTGGTCTCGTGGGCTGCGATCGGGGCGCGGACGATCGAGAGCCAGACCCACCGCGAGATGGCGAGCGGGCTCTCGATGCCGGTGGGCTTCAAGAACAATACCGACGGAAACCAGCAGGTGGCCATCAACGCGATGCAGTCCGCCCGCCATCCCCACGCCTTCGTCGGCATCAATCAGGACGGCGTGACGTCGATCGTCCACACGCAGGGGAATCCCGACTGCCACATCATCTTGCGAGGCGGGCGGACGCCCAACTACGACGGCGCGAGCATCGCGGCGTGCGAGGAGCTGCTCGCGAAGGCCGGGCTGCCGGTCCGCATCCTCGTCGACTGCAGCCACGCGCAGACCGGAAAAGACTACAGCCGGCAGCCGGAGGTGCTGGCTGAAATTGTTCACCAGATATCCGGCGGCAATCGCTCGATCATGGGCTTCATGCTGGAAAGCAACCTCGAGGCCGGCAATCAGCCCATCAGCGGGGGACGCGAACGGCTTCGGTACGGCGTCTCCGTGACGGACGCCTGCCTCGACTGGAAGACGACCGAGAGATGCCTCTCGGAGGCCGCGGCCCGTCTCGCCTGA
- a CDS encoding translation initiation factor eIF-2B, protein MRSTQAPSATSLAAIEAELLSTVRPVNSSRPTATIAVSVPDSDDIRRWADALARDRTAGATALACRAARLLRAAARDDGKRLARWQQRVRAAGAAMAGAQPAMASLLTVVDLAFRAAERATSPAAGAVAVRAALDGYLARQGASVGAAAARLVRLLPPRATCLTLSSSAVASRAFLLAHRQGRLGRLVVAESRPGCEGLGLAARMAAAGVQALVIVDALAPARAATVDVVVVGADAVTPRAVWNKCGTLGLALGARAARRPFLVVTPSDRLVPAALARRLRVPDAEPEDVLAAPPRGVGLENRLFDQTPLALVTRVVTEEASLTAAGVRRRLARRPVAAWWRVLRA, encoded by the coding sequence ATGCGCTCGACCCAGGCGCCGAGCGCGACCAGCCTTGCCGCGATCGAGGCCGAGTTGCTATCGACCGTGCGCCCGGTCAACAGCTCCCGGCCGACGGCGACGATCGCGGTGAGCGTGCCCGACTCGGACGACATACGGCGCTGGGCGGACGCACTGGCGAGGGATCGGACGGCGGGCGCCACGGCGCTCGCCTGCCGTGCGGCCCGGTTGCTCCGTGCGGCCGCCCGCGATGATGGCAAGAGGCTCGCGCGATGGCAACAGCGCGTGCGCGCGGCGGGTGCCGCGATGGCCGGCGCGCAGCCGGCCATGGCCTCGCTGCTGACCGTCGTGGATCTGGCGTTTCGCGCGGCCGAGCGTGCCACCAGCCCGGCCGCGGGTGCTGTGGCGGTGCGCGCCGCGCTCGACGGCTACCTGGCGAGGCAAGGGGCATCCGTCGGCGCGGCCGCGGCACGCCTCGTGCGACTCCTCCCGCCGCGCGCCACCTGCCTCACGCTCTCGTCGTCGGCGGTGGCGAGCCGCGCGTTCCTGCTTGCCCACCGGCAGGGTCGCCTCGGACGGCTGGTCGTCGCCGAGAGCCGGCCCGGCTGCGAGGGACTCGGGCTGGCCGCGCGCATGGCCGCGGCGGGCGTCCAGGCGCTGGTCATCGTCGACGCGCTGGCTCCCGCGCGGGCGGCAACCGTGGACGTGGTCGTCGTCGGCGCCGACGCGGTCACGCCGCGGGCGGTGTGGAACAAATGCGGGACGCTCGGCCTGGCCCTGGGGGCGCGGGCGGCACGCCGGCCGTTCCTCGTGGTCACCCCCTCGGACCGTCTCGTCCCCGCGGCGCTGGCGCGTCGGCTGCGCGTGCCGGATGCCGAGCCGGAAGACGTGCTGGCGGCGCCGCCGCGCGGCGTCGGCCTGGAGAACCGTCTCTTCGACCAGACACCGCTCGCGCTCGTGACCCGCGTCGTCACCGAGGAGGCGTCGCTCACGGCGGCAGGCGTCCGGCGGCGTCTCGCGCGCCGCCCGGTCGCTGCGTGGTGGCGCGTGCTCAGGGCGTGA
- a CDS encoding competence/damage-inducible protein A, with the protein MSSESGTLTAIVAVGRELLTGRTVDSNSASIAARLVALGAWVERIVAVDDDLAAVAREVGGARQRGASLVVTSGGLGPTFDDRTLAGVAAALGRPLVEHPAALAFVARRYTELAAAGAVEHSALTPPRRKMAALPAGAQPIDNPVGTAPGVLLVDGGFTVLALPGVPSEMRAVLEAALPLLQPGLAGPLHVVEQEVTTGCGDESVITLAAARAMEVVPGVYLKSLPTQFAPGCDLRVRISARGPDRTEVEARVAHAAAVLAAELGRHGRIR; encoded by the coding sequence ATGTCGTCCGAGTCGGGCACGCTCACCGCGATCGTCGCCGTCGGCCGGGAGCTGTTGACCGGGCGCACGGTCGATAGCAACTCGGCCTCGATCGCGGCAAGGCTGGTCGCGCTCGGCGCCTGGGTCGAGCGCATCGTCGCGGTGGACGACGACCTGGCGGCGGTGGCACGCGAGGTCGGCGGCGCGCGGCAGCGTGGGGCCTCGCTCGTCGTCACGAGCGGCGGTCTCGGCCCCACCTTCGATGACCGCACGCTGGCCGGCGTGGCCGCCGCGCTCGGACGCCCGCTGGTCGAGCATCCGGCGGCGCTCGCCTTCGTCGCCCGGCGCTACACGGAGCTCGCGGCCGCGGGGGCGGTCGAGCACAGCGCGCTGACGCCGCCGCGCCGGAAGATGGCCGCGCTGCCGGCCGGGGCGCAGCCGATCGACAATCCCGTCGGCACCGCACCCGGCGTGCTCCTCGTCGACGGCGGCTTCACGGTGCTGGCCCTGCCCGGGGTCCCCAGCGAGATGCGGGCGGTCCTCGAGGCCGCGTTGCCACTGCTTCAGCCCGGTCTCGCCGGGCCGCTGCACGTCGTCGAGCAGGAGGTCACCACCGGTTGCGGCGACGAGTCGGTGATCACGCTCGCCGCCGCGCGCGCGATGGAGGTCGTGCCGGGGGTGTACCTGAAGTCGCTGCCGACGCAGTTCGCGCCGGGATGCGATCTCCGCGTGCGCATCAGCGCCCGCGGCCCCGACCGCACGGAGGTCGAGGCCCGCGTGGCGCATGCGGCCGCGGTGCTCGCCGCCGAGCTCGGGCGGCACGGGAGGATCCGATGA